In Kryptolebias marmoratus isolate JLee-2015 linkage group LG22, ASM164957v2, whole genome shotgun sequence, the sequence tgtgttatttttacgTTAATAAATTAGTATTCTTTGAGACAAGTCTGCACTCcgggttcacctccttctccacgCCGTATGACAGAAAGTCTGGAAAACTACtaatcaagaccactttaataGATAACAGAAAAGTCTGTTTGCTTAGGAGAAAACTATCCAGAACCGAGAACTGAATCAGGAgtctgaaacaaaactgaatcaaaatAGCTTGCagatattctttaaaaaatccaaacagcaaACAGGGAAACATTTATAACTTTCTAAAAACTATCAttgttttgcagaaataaaagcatcctCTAAAAGTGTCTGTCTTCACAACATTTGAGGGCACCGTTTGGACAGcaaagaatatttaaaagctgcattaTCAGTGAAGTGAACCTTAAGATCTTATTATTTTGTAGGTTGATGTTACAGGTCTTGGATGAATATGTGAGTTTTGTATAAAACGGtaaaaaactcaacagaaaCATGTACAATCAGACAGAACTGATCTTGTAGGACGTGAAGAAATCTTGACAAGAAGTTGAGTTATTCTGTGTGATTCGTTAAGCGTATCTACAGGGCTGAGCAGGCGCGCCGCCTCACCCCCATGATCTTGGTGTTGCAGCGAGCGCAGGTCGGAGCGAAGAACTCCTCGTAGCAGTTCTCGCAGTAGACGTTGTTCTGCTCCTCCACGAAGCTGACGTCCGCCAGAGAAACATGGCAGTAGTGGCAGTTAAACTCCTCGGGGTGCCAGGACCGTCCGAGGGCCACTAGGAAGGGGCCCCTGTGGACGAAAACAACATGGTcattctgcaggaagtgacccaGCTCTGACTTTATCCTGTCTCTTCTGTTTGCATCTTCAGATATATAATGAAAAAACAGGCAATAAGCAACCCCCAAGAAATATAACCATTAATGACTTTTTAACCAtgtagtgtttcttttttttttttttttaaagagttacctctatttgtgtttgttttatgttaaattttTCTCATGTTGCATCTCCCTGGTTGTTTCTTGGACTTTACAGAATGAAAAAGGTCCTACAGAAGACCATATAAAGTAATTATGCAAacgtttaaaacattttttaaaaacatattttaagtgGAAATGATAGATGTTctataaagacaaataaatttgttaaaaaagggCCAAATCAAGGCGGGAAACTTCTGAAAAAATGTGTCTCAGATGACCAAATTGATAGATATATCACATTTATTTGTCAATCCAGATTTACCAAATTTTATTAGTTGTATTAactgacattttcaaaacatatttttagttCATCTTAaggtttagattaaaaaataacattttatattgttAAACATTCATACCTTAATGAGATCATcgaaaatcattttaataattcagaCATTCATGAAAACCTCCCTTGAAAAAAAGATCTGTgatgggatttgcctggttaaataaaggttaatattattattaataaaaaataataataataataataataaagtctCCCAAAATAGTTTAAGTGAATGAATAATGAGAAACCTTTACGGAAGTTTGAGTTATTGAAACAGAATTAATGTGCaactcaaacaataaaaatattttacaacaataTCTTACCTTTGAATGAGGATTACTgtataaacagtaaaactaaatacttctaaaagctaaaaaaaattctatCTAATAGTTGTAAAATGAAACACCAACAAGTGTGAAGTACCTGATGACGCTGTTACACGCCCCACACAGAGGTGTACGACTGCTGGCGGCGAATCTCTCCGCCCTTTGGGCTACGCCCCTCGCTACAGGAGGGAAAGGGGCGGGGCTTGGATTGATAGGGGCAGGACTTGGGGCAGGAGGCCCCGCGGGGGAAGGGTTGGGGATGTATGCCGGTGGGGGAGGGGCAGCTTGGGGCAGCGGCTGCACCTTCATGGAGGTGCTGGTCGTGGTGATCTTACTGGGGTCGAACTTATCAGCGAAGTTGGTGTCGGTCACCCAGGGCGGTCTGTTGGACATGGCAGGACCAGCAAGATGGGGGCCCGGGGCAGCGGCAGCGGCGGCTGGAGGGCGGGGATGGGTCGGGACTGGAGCTGGAGCCGGAGCTGGAACTGATAAAGGAagggaaataaaactttttaaaaatattatataataaaGCAATATGATTCATTTATGATGCAACATGAAgcttttttatacaaacaataaactttGATCCAATGCTAAactgtataataataataaatccaatatttttttgtgtgatatTTACCAATACTTTGTGATGCAATTTAAGTCTTTAAACAATGAATTTTTATGGTAAAATTGAACTATGATGCAAAACTTGATGGTATGACACTTTTCCATACAATGCTTTACAATTTGTGAGTCTGTATCGCAATACAAAGTAATGATAAAAATTTTGCATGATATTGTAGTGGTTATCACTTTTGCCTCACACTCACACGGTTCGAAACTGGTTGGAAACACCAATTTTTGTTGAACCCACCCTTGGCTCACTTCCGGTCCTTTTATCCCAGAGGACGGAGAACTCAGACAATTTACCCTTTAAAGCATGATGCTACAAAAGATCTAGAGTTGAACTCTTTATTCTTAATAAGGCAGAAAATTATTACAAGGCCAGTGCTGGGGCTTCTGTCTACAACATCTTATGGATGAAGCACAGAGAAGCCTGGAACAAAGGAATCGTCGACTCTTATAGACCCTAGACGCCGCCCGACACAGAGGGCCGCAGGGCCACCGAATCCTGATATTAATAATCGTACTACGTGTCGCCAAAAACCGTCTTTAACTGGTTCAAGCAAGTGATCCTGTGGGTGTAAGGCTGTCTTTATGCATGCAGCAGCCATCAGTAAACTGATCACGATATGGCAGGCCTTGACACAGCCGATAAAGACGGCTGAGCAACAGGTTTTCCTCTGTGCCTTTATAATACTTACCTCTTTTTAGGACCTATCTAACACTACAATACTTACAAAACATTATAGGAGTGTTACCCTTAATTGATTCCCATAAAACGTACTTTACTGCTGcacattaaaatattattttttctaatgtgtttggctgtaattagttattccATGCCTAAAAGAAAGTTCATGTAACATCATGATTGTGCGCAGGGGAGGAGGTGGGACTTAAAGCTCCACATCCCTAGTgggcagactctggttccaaaaacacaacaaggcagtttctgtaaaatggtTCCTACTGTCTTCAGttcccaacaacaagagaaggcaGGGACATTTAGTCCAGTATTATTATGTCTATGTGGTTCACCAGGAATGCTAaactttttcacacagctgATCTGAAACAAACCAGTCTTCAAACTCCAACATTTCATCTGAACTAActattcttgctttgctttggcaTAGAGTGCTTTAAATAGGatccttttgctccttttctctCATAGCAGTTAaggaaaatgtattaaaaagatACGAGTGCCCTTTTCTAGACAGAAGTGGTGATTATCTGTGACTaagatattttttgtcttattgcCTGTATCTGCCACAGATGTCTGTACCATGACTTACAATACAAACCCCCTAATACTCAACAGTACTTTACAATACACTTTACGTCATTATGTCTTTCTTTATGATGCAATAAAAACTATAATACTAAAGTTAATGGTTTTATACAATATAATTCCATATTGTAAGACAAAGTATGGTACATTGCTTAAtatattttactatttattgaTTTACAATACATAATTATGTCCAACGTTTTATAGTATGATCATTTACAATACAGCATAGTACttcactatatatatatatatatattcaattctgacataaaaatttaaatatatcgGAATTACCAACAACAGGAAGTAGAAAGTAACAACTTAAattaagtgaaataaataaaaataaaattaaaaacagtgcCTCACCTGGCTGGGAGGGGTAGATGCAGGCGGTGCTGACAACTTTAGGAGGACCAGATCCAACTGGTATCTGAATGGAGCTCTGCTGAGTGGGCGGGGCTTGATGTGTGGGTGGTTGCTGGTACTGCTGTGGGATTGGCTGGTAGTGCTGTGGGGGTGGAGCCTGATGCATAGGTGGGGGTGGTCCATATGGGCTGGAAAGGGACAGAAATGTAGTTTAAATTAAGTGTTGTGCATTAGAGTGGTTTCTTAAGAAAGTGTCTGCATTATCAGACTGTGCtgacgtttttttttacccaactTAAACTGAACCAACAGTTGGTCTCCCATTGAAACAGATCACTCTCATTGGCTGTTCTTTGTAGGAAAGCATTAGAAGAAGGACAGCAGGGACAACAGGAAGCAGACTCCAAACCaacattttaattcaatttcTTCTCATTTGTCATCttattttctccaaaacaaGCAACATGTTTCACAAGAACCGAAAAACCAAAAGATCAACAGATGACCAGGATTCAGGACAAACCAActtaaatgaaacacaaagcaaacagaaatattcaacTGTAACTGAAAGCTTTATAAAgattttttctaatatttttcaCTACGTGACAAATCCCAATCAGTGTACCATCAGCAGAGCAACAGCCTTCAAACAGCcaacaaacaagcagagaaaaccAGTTCaactctgcacagaaaacactCTGATGTCCGACTCTCTctgaaacacataaacacaacacattCATCACTGCGGAGTGAAAACCTTTTAGCAAGACAAATCCTTCTTTCCTGAAAGCAGATCACTGCAAATCTTCCAAGAAActaaatgacaacaacaaacaagacaacaatCTACGACAACCCAAGTGGATCAAAAGAAACAACTGCTCCATCAGTGAAAATTATTCTTCTATAGTTTTAAGATTTATTGTCCTTTAACTTCCACCttctttatttcagatttttgtaaACCATTGTACCTCGTCAGTCGATACTTTTTtataaaagtgatttaaaagtGTGGACATGAATACACAGAGTTTGTGGCTCTCAGCTCTCAGTTCACTGGTTCCTCCTGGAAATATCAATCTTTTAGGAGCATTTGACCAATTTAACACGTATTTCCATCTTAGGACAAATCCCCAACAGCTGAGAGCTGCAGCGTTTAATCAAATGTTCCTGGAACATCAAGAGAAGGAGAATCAGTTGGGAATGTTTTCAGGGACGGCTCCATGTGGGTCTCTTGCAGCAGCAGGACAGCGAGTGAATCGAATTATAGTTTGTGTTCACAGTCATGATTTCAGACAGTGTGACTCACTGATGTCACTTTATTAGATTTTAGAcaacggaggaggaggagggacagaaACTCATTCCTGGATTCATCTTCAGGGAACAGCAGTGATCAAAAACATGTAAGGAGAGAACAAAATGctgttgtttgcatttttgcttCAGACACAGAAAGGAATGGTGAAATCTTCTGTTTCATGACTCATTTTTGGGGTTCGGCAAAGAAACTAAGCATTtactaaagaaaatatattcaaaggctacacacacacacattttatacataaaccaaaaaccaaattcaattttgaccaaaatgtaaaaacagtgaaaggaAATATGCCCTTGGGATTCTATGagagaaaagttaaaaagattttcaaataattcagataaaatcaagtgtcagaaaaaaaaacaaaacaacaaaagcaaatcaGATTAGAACACAAATATACaatacatttataaaagaatATCTGCAGGCTCACACAGGTTGAGTACAGTCAAACAGTAAATATGTGagcaaagagacagaaaaaagcaaccaaaatgcaaagaaatactCAAACAAtgattagttgtagatgtgcattaaATGATTATCTCCTAAAAGTGTCATCAAAATCCTTCCAgtgattcaagagatattttactaacagacagacagggttgacaaCATTAGCACATGTCAAAGCTTTAAAGTTCTtgctttgagtatgtgttgcgaataatgctcagctactaccacaccaaattgtacgTTAACATCTGCGTCAtcgctgtttttgtgtttgataaagtcacttagctgtggcagccatcttgaattaggttaactTTAAAAGCGAATGAGTTGTAGATACTTTCacagaattttgtttaaatctgtcctgttgttcctgagatattttgctaacagacaggcaagggaacacacacaggtaaaagcattatcgcccgccaccaaaaGGTGGGTAACAATAAAAGGGTTCCGGTACAAATGCTGAAAATAGgttaaaaaacatctaaaagacTCCCCCCAAAATGAAAAGAGATCTCGAAAGAATGGAGAACCATTGATTATGACCACTTTACACAGATTACAGGAAGTCTGGcctcttaaaaagaaaatataaaaacttgaGGACAGAATCAAAGAGTTTATAAGCTGCTTCTTCACTGTTAGGGTCTCAAACttgaatcaaaatgtttaacacCGTTCAGGCTGACAAGAACCATGATAAaaagtggttatttttatttaacctctaaattcagctttatttgcataaaaaagtcaaatatgtAGCAACATTTCAGTCATAATGTATGTGCAGATGATGATTAAGGGCTTCTAAAGCATCCCAGCAGTGTTTTAGATAAAgcagaatgaagaaaaaaaaaaaaaccgagaGAGAACCATCAAATTTACTACAGCCGCCCTGACGTCATAATGTTCACATGATGAAAATGCCTTTGTTGGAGTGGATAAATCTGACTGAGAGCATGAGTTCAGAGCGTGGAAGCTCTTAAAACTGACAACAGTGCTCTGATGAGACAGATGGATGAGCCAAAGAACATCATTGTACTATAATTACCGTAAAGCTCAGGAGGAAGCCTGCAGACCTCCCACAGGTGGTAAAATGACATCAGCTGCTTTGGAAATCataaaatgatgtaaatatCCTGCATTTAAACAtattccatccattttttttatctgcttctccattccaggtcatggggagctggtgcctgtctccagcaggggacaccctggacaggtcacaagtccatcacagggacaaacaaccattcaccctctctagggacaattttagagttaccaattaacctaacatgcatacttttggtctgtgggaggaaaccggagtacccagagtaaacaaacatgcacacagggagaacatgtaaactccacccagaaggccccaggccgggatgtgatcctgcaaccttcttgctgagaggcgacagctctaaccactgcgccACTCCATAAATCCTATTGCTCTTTATAATTCTTTgcttgatttaatttattgttactATGATAAATGTGTCTTCGTAACAAACTTAACTTTGTGGCCATTCAGAGatgcaaataaatgcacaaaacttGATGTTTTGGAGCAAAAGAAGCTCAGTCTCCATGAAGCtttctaagaaaaataaatattcacctACCTTAATctacactcaccagccactttattaagTCCACctgttcaattgcttgttaacacaagtagctaatcagccaatcacatggaaGCAACCTTTAGCCGTCTAGACATGAcgaagttcaaactgagcatcagaacGGGGAtaaagtgactttgaatgtggcatggttgttggtctCAGAAACTGTTGATCTCCTGGGATTTTCACTCACAGCAATCTCTCGGGCTTACAGAGGCTCATCAGACCAAGCAGTCTTTCTCTAATTACTTTTTGGCCAATTTTGGTGAGCTTGAGTGGATTGTatcctcagtttcctgttcctCGCTAACATTAGCAGCAGCTGGTGTGGTCCTGTGCTGATGTggcccatctgcttcaaggttggatGCGTTGCGCATTCAGACAGGTTATTCTGAATTTCTTATTGTAACGAGTGGCTATGTGAgctattgttgcttttttatcaTCTCAACCAGTCCGCCCATTCTTCTCTGACATTAAGGCATTTTTGTCCACACAActgctgctctcttttttttagaacttttttgttctctgtaaaccctagagatagTCGTGAGTGGAAATCCCAGCAGATTAGCAGTTTCTGAAACACTCATAACAGCtggtctggcaccaacaacctcAAAACCACTTCAACTCCCTTTCTTCCCCgttctgatgctcagtttgaacttcagcatGTCATCTTCACCACATCTAGATGGCTAAAATGCACCGAGTTGCTGCCAGGTGTTTGGCTGATTAGATATTTGTGTTAGCTAGCACTCAAACAGGTGGACCTGGGTTTCAcagagggaaacccagacatccctctccccagcaacactctccagctcctcccaaGGAGttctcaggccagagaggattCATTATCCCTCCGGCGAGTTCCGGGTCTGCCTCAGGGTTTCCCCTTAGTGGAACGCGCCCGGAACGCCTCCAGAgggaagcatcctaatcagatacaTGAACCGCCTCAGATCccccccagatgatggagctcctcatcttatctctgaggctgagcccggccatcCAActgaggaagctcatttcagtcgCTTTTTTCTAGAAGCTCATTCCTTCTgtcatgatccacacctcatgTCCAAAGGTGAGGGTTTGAACGTAGACGAACCAGTCGATTGAGAGCTTTCCCTTTTGGCTCAGCTTCCTCACTGAAGCAACGCCGCTTTTTACATCTGTCGacccatctcccgctccattctgccgtcactcgtgaacaagactttGAGatacttaaccctcctgaagccctcaaaaaagagagagatgaagagaggtagagaaaccCTTGTAGCATCGAGTTAATTTGGACCGTAGGGCACGGGAGggttaaactcctccacttgaggcaaagACGCACGCCCCACCTGGAAGAGACACTCCACCTTTctccagttgagaaccatgatCCAAAACTTAGAGAAACCGACTGTCATCCCAGCTGTGAACCGCCCCAGTGAACACTGAAGCTCAGGGTTTCAAAATGCCtccagaaccacatcatctgcaaaaaggtGGATAAGAAgttgaggttcccaaaccagacaccctcctctccatgactgTGCCTTGAGATCCTGCCCATGGACACCCCAAACAGGATTAAAAACCAGCTACAGTCCAGGTGGAGTccttataaaatgtattttacatgaAACACTTGGTTTCATTGTGCTTGAAAGGAAGTaaggaaatcaaaacaaacattttgtaaactGGGAAGGTTTGCTAGAATaagaataacattttattacattttcattccttttttgaaattttagtactgtttattcattattattatttgtctgttaaacagaagctgattttCCGCCTCTCTGTTGGAGCAGGATGGGAAATGATACAATTCAGtctaataaacattaaaaacgtTCCATCGctccttgttttcttctgatGCTTCGCTGTAAAATCTCTTGGCTGATGTGAATCAATTCTCGCTACTCTCTTCATGATGCCTTCCAACCAAAAGGGTGGGCTGGAACCCCTCACCCCCCACAGTCTCTTTATTGGAGGATAAAAGCTCGCCCTCTGCTCCTATTGATTCCCGTTGAGTCATTGGACGGTGGATGGAGTCTGACGAAGGGCGGAGGGGAGCTGCGGGTTCAGGGGTGGGTGGGGTGGAGGCAGCACAGATCGATGGTGGGTAATGGACGGATGATTAAATAAGGACAGAGAGAATAGAAAGCTCCATCCATCAGAGGCAAGGCGGGCTggaaggggaggggaggggttAAAAGCTTTCTGGTCCTCTCAGACTCAGCAGCTCTCTGATGGAGAGACGAGCTGCAGGGACACAAACTGATCCAACGCCTCTCAAAGATCAGCTTTGAGTTTGATTTCCTCCAGCTGTAAGGGAACTTTGCACAGGAGttcattatcgcctgccaccaaaGCTGAAGGgggagtgataatgtttttgcccgtgtctgtgtaaGGGGCGCATGTGTgcgtttgtctgtaccgttagcaaaatatctcacaaaccataAGACggaaaatatgtcatgaaccactgaacaagtgtttgagaaattttcagaaagtaatcactgcctgtagatctacaactcattaacttttggggtcactccaatcaagatggccaccacagctatttggcattagccaacacaaaagtggctttaactcagtcggttttacagatattgagctgaaatttgacaTGGTAGCTGAAaggcattcacaacacatactttgagcctGACATCTTGcattattgcatgagattgtacacaatgttgtttttaagggttgacaaaaaaaagggtacaacttatttcttaaaataaaattatcttagtctaaaactttggcatgaaagacagagggcaatatgcattatgctaggccttttattattattattattattattattgttattattattattattcattgcttcagctttgtgtgtttattataAGATGATGACGTTATCAGTGCTACAGCTCCATCTGCTGGTGACAAAATCTCATTCCATCTGAGCAGGTTTAATCTGAGGTTGattcgtttttttgttttgctggagtaaaacaaaaatgcgGCACAAGTTTCTACAACAAGACTGAACATAAACATACTCAGCTAACTCCTCTTTAGGatgaaaacatcattttatatataaatatacatttgaAACCCAGGGTTGAGAGGTTTACAGAAAGAAATTCTGCTTTGACGGAGGATGCTGCTTTTTCATGAGATTTCTcgtaataaactttaataaatcacTTCAGCTGTAAGCAGGACAGACGAAATATCTAATTTTAAACTTCCCTCTGTTCGAGCGCTCAGAGAAAACCTTTCTGCTGGATGAGTTTTCCAGGTCAGGTGGAGGGAGGTGGAACGCGCGGAGGGGATTGAAGCCAGGGAGGCGGTGCAAAGGAGGGCACAGGGGAGGATGGGGGTTATCTGATGCCtacctgctcctcctcatcacctcctcctcctgctgctgcttcagagctgaaacaaacaggaaacacaaaatctgAGACTGATTCAAGAATTCAATATGTAAGTTATGagagtttattttcttcatgtttccCATTATTTAGAAACATGTTCATGTTTAAAGCAAAGTGGCATTTcacattaaaatcaaattttaaaagtcTTAATTTGAAAGGCTGAATTTTATTTGACAAAGCTTTAAACTCTGCAAAGAGGAAACAATGTTTGGTATTTATGctacaaaattaaacagtaattcctttaaaatgttacattttccTAACGTATTTCCGGTTCTGTTTCAATGACTTTCTTTAGTGTAATAAAATCCCACGGAACAAAGGGAACTTACAGGACTCGGCCTGTGTCATGTGGGCCAGGATCTGGAAGGATTTGGACTGTGCACTGGTGCTGCGGAGGCCCCACTCATTCAGGTCCTGGTCCTTGTCTACGCTCTGAACGGCCTGATAGACCGGGGAGGCGCTGTCCACCAGCCGGTCTTTACCTGGAACTGAACTGGAACCACATACCCGAAAAACCAAACCAGATCAAGTCTACGGAGACGCTCAACAATGGGGAGGCTTTAAATTCAAGCTACAGATGCTCTGCTGCCTGAATCccaaagatttaaaacatttatatgtgaatatgaagaaaaaaaaattaggctCTCAGAGCTGAAGTGACTTAAAAACCAAAGATAAAAGCAGAGGATCAGAGAAGGAAGATAAAACTTTTTATATGACCATATTTTAGGTCAAAGCAGAAGGAGCTGATTGAGATACCAGCAGGAGGAGAAACTGGCTCAGAACATCCAGCTTTTATTGATTTGCAACATAATTTATTCATCAAACTGTCCTTTATTGTCTGTTTGGGAACATAAAAAACTCACAGCAATCCAAAACCGGTTATTGTGTGGGATTTATTTCTAGATATTTCAGAGTGTTTAACATCATTTGGTGACATAGGgtcagtttcagtgtttttatgatcttttacttctttctaatctttttaaatcttatagcaatttttaaaaaagttaaattttctatttttttgttccttgttttcacattttgtgttttctgtcacattttaggtctgctgcattttatttttatgtttttttgtttttttggtggtaATGGGGGAATTTTATGtcttctttaaaagttttgtttatgttgcttttgtgttattattattttagtgtttctcttctggtcattaaaaaaaacaaacaaacagaagtttgCAAAGTTCAGTTCCAAGGTTTTGCACATTATATCCACTTGAGGAACAAAGTAATAGAGTATAACGAAGT encodes:
- the LOC108247405 gene encoding LIM domain-binding protein 3 isoform X1, translating into MSAYTVTLPGPGPWGFRLQGGKDFNMPLTISRITPGSKAAQGNLIQGDVIVAIDGVSTEGMTHLDAQNKIKMANYNLALTMAKSKRPAPMAPPRMDAIPLIPHHQSAQVNGRPLASSEPVESGSPGRRAAAVSPRQRKQYNSPIGLYSEETLREMAAMQAGQPVGSVPGKDRLVDSASPVYQAVQSVDKDQDLNEWGLRSTSAQSKSFQILAHMTQAESSLKQQQEEEVMRRSSPYGPPPPMHQAPPPQHYQPIPQQYQQPPTHQAPPTQQSSIQIPVGSGPPKVVSTACIYPSQPVPAPAPAPVPTHPRPPAAAAAAPGPHLAGPAMSNRPPWVTDTNFADKFDPSKITTTSTSMKVQPLPQAAPPPPAYIPNPSPAGPPAPSPAPINPSPAPFPPVARGVAQRAERFAASSRTPLCGACNSVIRGPFLVALGRSWHPEEFNCHYCHVSLADVSFVEEQNNVYCENCYEEFFAPTCARCNTKIMGEVMHALRQTWHTTCFVCAACGKPFGNSLFHMEDGEPYCEKDYIALFSTKCHGCDFPVEAGDKFIEALGHTWHDTCFVCAVCHVNLEGQPFYSKKDKPLCKKHAHAINV